Proteins found in one Flavobacterium channae genomic segment:
- a CDS encoding ComF family protein: protein MLKNLINLLFPKLCMGCSALLLNNEKIICTECNHGLPYTNHHILENNDTTKKFYGIIPIEFSASMLYFHHNGIVQNLIHNLKYRKHQEIGSLLGKWYAKDLKSVSKIKTITEIIPVPLHEKRLKERGYNQITTFCETLSEELKIPYNPSLLYRNKYSKTQTKKDKEHRKEVTNEIFDVNYNETNHNKHFLLVDDVMTSGATLEACAKALLKIPNSKVSIVTIAYTLS from the coding sequence ATGCTAAAAAATCTGATAAACTTACTTTTCCCAAAACTCTGTATGGGTTGTAGCGCTTTATTACTAAATAATGAAAAAATTATCTGCACAGAATGTAACCACGGTTTACCATACACCAATCATCATATTTTAGAGAACAATGATACAACAAAAAAATTTTATGGCATAATTCCTATAGAATTTAGCGCTTCAATGTTGTATTTTCATCATAATGGAATAGTTCAAAACTTGATTCACAATTTAAAATATAGAAAACATCAAGAAATTGGCTCTTTACTTGGAAAATGGTATGCAAAAGATTTAAAATCGGTTTCAAAAATCAAAACTATAACCGAAATTATCCCAGTTCCGCTTCATGAAAAAAGACTGAAAGAAAGAGGTTATAATCAAATTACCACTTTTTGTGAAACATTATCAGAGGAATTAAAAATTCCATACAATCCATCACTTCTTTATCGAAACAAATATTCCAAAACTCAAACCAAAAAAGACAAAGAACATCGCAAGGAAGTTACAAATGAAATTTTTGATGTTAATTATAACGAAACCAATCATAACAAGCACTTTTTACTTGTAGATGACGTTATGACTTCGGGAGCTACTTTAGAAGCTTGCGCAAAAGCTTTACTAAAAATCCCGAATAGCAAAGTAAGTATTGTAACAATTGCGTACACCTTATCTTAA
- a CDS encoding glycine--tRNA ligase has protein sequence MAKQDDIFKNVVSHAKEYGFIFPSSEIYDGLSAVYDYAQNGVELKKNIREYWWKSMVQMHENIVGLDAAILMHPTTWKASGHVDAFNDPLIDNKDSKKRYRADVLIEDYAEKLNQKAQKEIEKAKARFGEAFDESQFVTTNERVKGYLDQKSAILQRMAKGLDSGDLADVKALIEELEIACPESGSKNWTDVKQFNLMFGTKLGASAENAMDLYLRPETAQGIFVNFLNVQKTGRMKIPFGIAQTGKAFRNEIVARQFIFRMREFEQMEMQFFVKPGEEMKWYEYWKTTRLAWHKSLGLGAENYRFHDHEKLAHYANAAADIEFNFPFGFKELEGIHSRTDFDLKAHEQYSGKKLQYFDTEENKNYVPYVVETSVGLDRMFLAVFSKSLQEETLEDGSTRTVLRLPSVLAPTKAAVLPLVKKDGLPEVANKIIEDLKWDFNVTYDEKDAVGRRYRRQDALGTPFCITVDHQTLEDETVTIRHRDSMQQDRVKISELRGIINNEVSMRNWLMKM, from the coding sequence ATGGCAAAACAAGATGATATTTTTAAAAATGTAGTTTCGCATGCAAAAGAGTACGGATTTATTTTTCCGTCAAGCGAAATATACGATGGTTTAAGTGCGGTTTATGATTACGCACAAAATGGTGTTGAATTAAAGAAAAACATCCGTGAATATTGGTGGAAATCAATGGTGCAAATGCATGAAAATATTGTAGGTTTAGACGCTGCAATTTTAATGCATCCAACAACATGGAAAGCATCAGGTCACGTTGACGCTTTTAATGATCCATTAATTGATAATAAAGATTCTAAAAAAAGATATCGTGCTGATGTTTTAATTGAGGATTATGCCGAAAAATTAAATCAAAAAGCGCAAAAAGAAATTGAAAAAGCAAAAGCTCGTTTCGGTGAAGCTTTTGACGAATCTCAATTTGTAACTACAAACGAAAGAGTAAAAGGATATTTAGATCAAAAATCGGCTATTTTACAAAGAATGGCAAAAGGTTTAGATTCTGGAGATTTAGCTGATGTAAAAGCATTAATCGAAGAATTAGAAATTGCTTGTCCTGAAAGTGGTTCTAAAAACTGGACGGATGTTAAGCAATTTAACTTGATGTTTGGTACTAAATTAGGTGCTTCTGCTGAAAATGCAATGGATTTATATCTTCGCCCTGAAACAGCTCAAGGTATTTTTGTTAACTTCTTAAATGTGCAAAAAACAGGAAGAATGAAAATTCCTTTTGGAATTGCACAAACAGGAAAAGCGTTCCGTAATGAAATCGTTGCAAGACAGTTTATTTTCCGTATGCGTGAATTTGAACAAATGGAAATGCAATTCTTTGTGAAGCCAGGAGAAGAAATGAAATGGTATGAATACTGGAAAACAACTCGTTTAGCTTGGCATAAATCGCTTGGTTTAGGTGCTGAAAATTACCGTTTCCACGACCATGAGAAATTAGCACATTATGCAAATGCCGCTGCTGATATTGAATTCAATTTCCCATTCGGATTTAAAGAATTAGAAGGAATTCATTCAAGAACCGATTTCGATTTAAAAGCGCACGAACAATATTCTGGTAAAAAATTACAATATTTTGATACTGAAGAAAACAAAAACTATGTGCCTTACGTAGTAGAAACTTCTGTTGGATTAGATAGAATGTTCTTGGCTGTTTTCTCAAAATCATTACAAGAAGAAACTTTAGAAGACGGTTCAACAAGAACAGTTTTACGTTTACCTTCGGTTTTAGCGCCAACAAAAGCTGCGGTTTTACCATTAGTTAAAAAAGATGGTTTGCCAGAAGTAGCTAATAAAATCATCGAGGATTTAAAATGGGATTTCAATGTAACGTATGACGAAAAAGATGCTGTAGGTCGTCGTTACCGTCGTCAAGACGCTTTAGGAACACCATTTTGTATCACAGTAGATCATCAAACATTAGAAGACGAAACGGTAACAATTCGTCATAGAGATTCTATGCAACAAGATAGAGTTAAGATTTCTGAATTAAGAGGAATTATCAATAACGAAGTTTCTATGAGAAACTGGTTGATGAAAATGTAG
- the thiL gene encoding thiamine-phosphate kinase, whose product MLEDKNQSRTSLAQLGEFGLIEHLTKNFTITHESTLKSIGDDAAVLDFKDKKAVVSTDLLVEGVHFDLAYMPLKHLGYKAVVANVSDICAMNATPKQITVSIAVSNRFPLEALEELFEGITLASKIYNVDVIGGDTTSSQKGLIISITAIGEANLEDIVYRNGAKENDLLVVSGDIGAAYMGLQVLEREKQVFQVNPNNQPVLDDYTYLIERQLKPEARNDIKELLEKLEIKPTAMIDVSDGLSSEILHLCKQSGVGCNLYEEKIPVDPQLINVCEEFNLDITTIALSGGEDYELLFTIKMEDFDKIKGNPNFTVIGHMVEATEGTHLITRANTKIELKARGWNALSE is encoded by the coding sequence ATGTTAGAAGATAAAAATCAAAGCAGAACTAGTTTGGCACAATTAGGCGAATTTGGCTTAATTGAACATTTAACCAAAAACTTTACCATTACTCACGAATCTACTTTAAAAAGTATTGGAGATGACGCTGCTGTTTTAGATTTCAAAGATAAAAAAGCGGTTGTTTCTACTGATTTATTAGTCGAAGGTGTTCATTTTGATTTGGCTTACATGCCGTTAAAACACTTAGGATACAAAGCCGTTGTTGCAAACGTATCGGATATTTGCGCTATGAATGCTACACCAAAACAGATAACCGTTTCGATTGCTGTTTCAAATCGTTTTCCGCTAGAAGCTCTAGAAGAATTATTTGAAGGAATTACATTAGCTTCTAAAATTTACAATGTAGATGTTATTGGTGGCGATACGACTTCATCGCAAAAAGGATTAATTATCAGCATCACTGCTATTGGTGAAGCGAATTTAGAAGATATCGTTTACAGAAACGGCGCAAAAGAAAACGATTTATTAGTAGTTTCGGGAGATATTGGTGCGGCTTATATGGGATTACAAGTTTTGGAACGCGAAAAACAAGTGTTTCAAGTAAATCCTAACAACCAACCCGTTTTAGACGATTACACGTATTTAATTGAACGTCAATTAAAACCAGAAGCCAGAAATGACATTAAAGAATTATTAGAAAAATTAGAAATTAAACCAACTGCCATGATTGATGTTTCTGATGGTTTATCTTCAGAGATTTTACATTTGTGTAAACAAAGTGGCGTTGGTTGTAATTTATACGAAGAAAAAATACCTGTTGACCCACAATTAATCAACGTTTGCGAAGAGTTCAACCTAGATATTACCACAATAGCTTTAAGCGGTGGTGAAGATTATGAATTACTTTTCACTATTAAAATGGAAGATTTTGATAAGATTAAAGGAAATCCAAATTTCACAGTTATTGGCCACATGGTTGAAGCAACCGAAGGTACTCACTTAATCACTAGAGCAAACACAAAAATCGAATTAAAAGCTCGTGGCTGGAATGCTTTGAGTGAATAA
- a CDS encoding regulatory protein RecX, translated as MEYYCAYQERCYKEVEEKLYSFSLTISEKEALLTHLIENNFINEERFAQSFVRGKHNYKFWGKNRIVNELKFRNISSRNIQTALKEIPEETYQENFHRLAEKHWNNITERKGQKKNKKFVDFLLRKGYETSLIYEKLKELDN; from the coding sequence ATGGAATATTACTGTGCGTATCAAGAGCGTTGTTACAAGGAAGTGGAGGAGAAATTGTATTCGTTTTCGCTAACAATTTCCGAGAAAGAAGCACTCTTAACCCATCTCATCGAAAATAATTTTATCAACGAAGAACGTTTTGCACAAAGTTTTGTTCGAGGTAAGCACAATTATAAATTTTGGGGTAAAAACCGCATTGTGAACGAATTGAAATTTCGAAATATCTCCTCTAGAAATATTCAAACGGCTTTAAAAGAAATTCCAGAAGAAACTTATCAAGAAAATTTTCATCGTTTAGCCGAAAAACATTGGAACAACATCACTGAAAGAAAAGGGCAAAAAAAGAACAAGAAATTTGTGGATTTTTTACTCCGAAAAGGCTATGAAACGAGTTTGATTTATGAAAAGCTGAAGGAATTAGACAATTAG
- a CDS encoding GEVED domain-containing protein: protein MKLKLLIVALFCSVLGWGQTTIAIQDFETSPATPTWSYTNTGGGVSTTNTGTPNNQRIRNGLRSFQINNATSTLTFDDINVSGYNSVSVIIRVSSISTNTTNGADATDYIRTFVKLDAGTFLTNTQANADIAVNGNSNSRWGYNTTGNTTNAGTNSVVAGTSGTNNGTIYSTLIINIPNGTSLVGLRINSLNNDTTEVWCIDDVEIIGTPASSNTITTGTGLSGSPFCVNSSTGASVSVPFTSVGIFNAGNVFTAELSNASGAFPGTAIGTLSASGVDPSGTISATIPAGTAAGTGYRIRVVSNNPTVFGANNTVDLTVQNSATITAQPSTSTQTMCQGVGATALSVTATGTTLSYQWYSNTTATNSGGTPVGTNSASYTPSTATAGTLYYYCVVTAACGSSATSNVSGAINVNSVPSAPSGTITVSADPSCGAATLTYSAPNANIYWQNTPGGMSTANPTTSSYSSLATAGTYIRYVRELNGTCWSPATASVSFTVVEPVNITVQPPNRTITDGNNTTFTVTATGTTPTYQWQVNTGSGFVDLVNGAPYSNVTTSALNITSATAAMTGYVYRCVVSGAAPCGSVISNPGTLTVNYTAPNNPTNIVPCYRNNSIDLSWTASSGGSAPDGYMVFALVGGTSPAATAAVAGNASLYTANSDFSLATVVTASLGKCVYKGTGTSVLVTGLTNSANYSFKVVAYRGNTSTGWSSGIDTNGTWSTPTTNIVADMPEVSSLSASVASGQSALTWNRPTPLSCYDEYLVVANQGGVVFTPSGDGSSYAPNTVYSSSNQVVYKGTGTGVTVTGLTNGLSYCYKVFVRRGTEWSDGIEVCQTPNLVYCASGATNSTDSEIENVTLVGYSSTISNNTTNACTTGVNNYTAMRADLAVGGSYTLTVEFGDCNGGNQYDGAGGVWIDWNNDGDFLDANETIGTVDLAMTLTDTNVIQNFTINVPAGQPIGNYRMRIVQTEGGTLGTISPCGTFSWGSTEDYTIEVINACTPTTSVSSIFPTSGPVGAVVTINGSGFTTATSVSFESVVASFNIISNTVIEVTVPTGATTGNIVIQDAGSCNLSYSSFTVITKDISSCEGAPITTDLIIYELHDEFTGDGGFITLYNGTAATVNLSNYRIYRAGDYGAAMSNYATLTGSIAPGALGVVTVDAASCGNATNGDLNAGFNENDQIQLRNAAGTVVIDDVQAYIPGPGYYMVRNAGALSARTTFVATDWSTTPLVAGQCIPSAGLVPPSGTGDSPAVTLNPVDVNASCSSSTATLSVAGTEGVAGGATLAYQWYVNVPGNAGWTAVANGGVYSGATTTTLNISSTGGLNNYQYYCQIRENDATCYTATEAAIVKEGATIWDGTSWSNGVPTLTKLAIINGNYDTTANGNFSCCSLIVNASFVLDIRANDYVEIQNDLTVNGTLNVLNNGSLVQISDAGINTGNISYQRIASAKLQDYVYWSSPVSGFDVNSISPATPAYYHWEWNPTIVNPNGGEGNWVNASTTMLGGKGYIVRAPNGFSNTANQNWTATFNNGVANNGVYSPSIARGNDLNAGTPGPNGIMRTVTDDNWNLLGNPYPSAISINSFLTANPDLDGFVRLWTHGTLPTSTVDPFYNNFVYNYTADDYIAINGAGATSGPGTLSVIGGGQGFFVLMNPGTATTSTATFNNAMRNIGYSNSQFYRSANVTNAGVGGDIERHRIWLDLISPTNVTTRTLVAYVDGATSDKDRMFDALTDYKSAQNFYSLIGDQVMTIQGKGLPFVQEDTVPLGVKLPSNGIYKIAIGAIDGLFETTNQNIYVEDKLLGVIHDLRQSPYSFTGVSGIINGRFILRYTNETLGNDDFITSDDAIFITSGNDLTITSTKESIKDVLLYDVLGRLISKKQNVNSFEVTLNNINKTNSALIIYVTLENGAQIIKKVIY from the coding sequence ATGAAATTAAAATTACTTATTGTTGCGTTATTTTGCTCGGTTTTAGGATGGGGACAGACTACTATCGCTATTCAAGATTTTGAAACTTCTCCTGCAACACCAACATGGAGTTACACTAACACAGGTGGTGGAGTTTCTACAACAAACACAGGAACTCCAAATAATCAAAGAATTAGAAATGGTTTGAGATCATTTCAAATCAATAATGCTACAAGTACTTTAACCTTTGATGATATAAATGTTTCTGGGTATAATTCTGTTAGTGTTATAATTAGAGTTTCAAGTATTTCAACCAATACAACCAATGGTGCGGATGCCACTGATTATATTAGAACATTTGTTAAGTTAGATGCAGGAACTTTTTTAACCAATACACAGGCAAATGCTGATATTGCTGTAAATGGTAATTCTAATTCAAGATGGGGTTACAATACAACTGGAAATACAACAAATGCAGGGACAAATTCAGTTGTTGCGGGTACTTCAGGTACAAATAATGGAACAATTTATTCAACTTTAATTATAAATATCCCAAACGGAACTTCTTTGGTAGGCTTAAGGATTAATTCTTTGAATAATGATACAACAGAAGTTTGGTGTATTGATGATGTAGAGATTATTGGAACTCCAGCTTCCTCAAACACGATCACAACAGGTACAGGTTTAAGTGGTAGTCCATTTTGTGTAAACAGTTCAACTGGTGCTTCTGTTTCAGTACCTTTCACAAGTGTAGGAATATTTAATGCGGGTAATGTTTTTACAGCAGAGTTGTCAAATGCATCAGGAGCTTTTCCGGGCACAGCCATAGGAACTTTATCAGCTTCTGGTGTTGATCCTTCAGGTACAATTTCGGCAACAATTCCGGCAGGAACTGCTGCAGGAACAGGTTACAGAATTAGAGTAGTTTCTAATAATCCTACGGTTTTTGGTGCAAATAATACGGTTGACTTAACGGTTCAGAATTCTGCAACAATTACAGCGCAACCTTCAACTTCTACTCAGACCATGTGTCAGGGAGTTGGTGCGACTGCTTTGTCGGTGACAGCTACAGGTACAACATTGTCTTATCAATGGTATAGTAATACAACGGCAACAAATTCTGGTGGAACGCCAGTTGGTACAAATAGTGCTAGTTATACCCCTAGTACGGCAACAGCTGGGACATTATATTACTATTGTGTGGTTACGGCTGCTTGTGGTAGTTCAGCAACTAGTAATGTTTCTGGTGCAATAAATGTAAATTCGGTGCCAAGTGCTCCTTCAGGTACAATTACGGTGTCTGCTGATCCATCTTGTGGTGCTGCTACTTTAACCTATTCGGCTCCTAATGCAAATATATATTGGCAAAATACACCTGGTGGGATGTCAACAGCAAATCCTACTACATCTTCTTATTCATCATTGGCAACAGCAGGAACTTATATTAGATATGTAAGAGAGTTAAATGGAACTTGTTGGTCTCCGGCAACTGCATCAGTGTCTTTTACAGTTGTTGAACCGGTTAATATTACAGTTCAGCCGCCAAATAGAACAATAACTGATGGGAACAATACTACATTTACAGTTACTGCAACTGGAACTACTCCTACATATCAATGGCAGGTAAATACAGGAAGTGGATTCGTTGACTTAGTAAACGGAGCACCTTATTCAAATGTTACAACAAGCGCATTGAACATCACTTCAGCAACAGCTGCAATGACTGGTTATGTTTACCGTTGTGTTGTTTCAGGAGCTGCGCCTTGTGGGAGTGTAATTTCAAATCCAGGAACTTTAACGGTAAATTATACAGCACCAAATAATCCAACGAATATTGTTCCTTGTTATAGAAACAATTCTATCGATTTGTCTTGGACAGCTTCTTCAGGAGGTTCAGCTCCAGATGGATATATGGTTTTTGCTTTGGTAGGAGGAACTTCTCCAGCGGCAACAGCTGCAGTGGCAGGAAATGCAAGTTTATATACAGCAAATTCAGATTTTTCTTTAGCAACCGTAGTAACAGCGTCTTTAGGAAAATGTGTTTATAAAGGAACAGGGACATCTGTTTTAGTTACAGGATTGACAAATTCGGCAAATTACTCTTTTAAAGTAGTTGCTTACAGAGGGAATACAAGTACAGGTTGGTCAAGTGGTATTGATACTAATGGTACTTGGAGTACACCTACAACAAATATTGTGGCAGATATGCCAGAAGTAAGTAGTTTGTCAGCTTCTGTAGCAAGTGGGCAATCGGCACTTACTTGGAACAGACCTACACCTTTATCATGTTATGATGAATATTTAGTGGTGGCAAATCAAGGTGGTGTTGTATTTACGCCTTCTGGAGATGGGTCTTCTTATGCGCCGAATACAGTTTATTCGAGTTCTAATCAGGTAGTTTATAAAGGTACTGGGACAGGAGTTACTGTTACTGGCTTAACAAATGGATTGTCTTATTGTTATAAAGTTTTTGTAAGAAGAGGTACAGAATGGAGTGATGGTATAGAAGTTTGTCAAACACCTAATTTAGTATATTGTGCTTCTGGAGCAACAAACTCAACTGATTCTGAAATTGAAAATGTAACGTTAGTAGGATATTCTAGTACGATTTCAAATAATACAACAAATGCTTGTACTACAGGAGTAAATAATTATACGGCTATGAGAGCCGACTTAGCAGTAGGAGGTTCTTATACGCTAACAGTTGAGTTTGGAGATTGTAATGGTGGAAATCAATATGATGGAGCTGGTGGTGTTTGGATTGATTGGAATAACGATGGCGATTTTCTTGATGCGAATGAAACAATCGGAACTGTTGATTTAGCAATGACGTTAACAGATACCAATGTAATTCAAAACTTTACAATTAATGTTCCAGCAGGTCAGCCAATTGGAAATTATAGAATGAGAATTGTACAAACAGAAGGAGGGACACTTGGAACTATATCTCCTTGTGGAACTTTTTCATGGGGTTCTACTGAAGATTATACAATTGAGGTAATAAATGCTTGTACACCTACAACTTCTGTGAGTTCAATTTTTCCAACTTCAGGTCCAGTTGGAGCTGTTGTAACTATTAATGGTTCTGGTTTTACAACAGCAACATCGGTTTCTTTTGAAAGCGTAGTTGCAAGTTTTAATATTATTTCGAATACTGTAATTGAAGTTACTGTTCCAACTGGAGCAACAACAGGTAATATTGTCATACAAGATGCTGGAAGTTGTAATCTATCCTATTCTTCATTTACTGTAATTACTAAAGATATTTCTTCTTGTGAGGGTGCACCAATAACAACTGATTTAATAATATATGAATTACATGATGAGTTTACTGGTGATGGTGGATTTATAACTTTATATAATGGTACAGCAGCCACAGTAAATCTATCAAATTATAGAATTTATAGAGCTGGGGATTATGGCGCTGCGATGTCTAATTATGCTACTTTAACTGGGTCGATTGCTCCAGGAGCTTTAGGAGTAGTTACAGTTGATGCTGCTAGTTGTGGAAATGCAACTAATGGTGATTTAAATGCTGGATTTAATGAAAATGATCAAATTCAATTAAGAAATGCTGCGGGTACAGTTGTAATTGACGATGTGCAAGCATACATTCCGGGTCCTGGATATTATATGGTTAGAAATGCGGGAGCTTTAAGCGCAAGAACAACATTCGTGGCCACAGATTGGAGTACAACACCATTAGTTGCTGGTCAATGTATCCCAAGCGCTGGATTAGTACCGCCTTCAGGAACTGGAGATAGCCCTGCAGTTACGCTTAACCCTGTAGATGTAAATGCTAGTTGTTCTTCATCAACGGCTACGTTAAGTGTAGCAGGAACTGAAGGTGTAGCTGGTGGTGCCACTTTAGCTTATCAATGGTATGTAAATGTACCTGGGAATGCAGGTTGGACAGCAGTTGCAAATGGAGGAGTTTACAGCGGTGCAACTACTACTACTTTAAATATTTCTTCAACAGGAGGGTTAAACAATTATCAATACTATTGTCAAATTAGAGAAAACGATGCTACTTGCTATACCGCAACAGAAGCGGCAATTGTAAAAGAAGGAGCAACAATTTGGGATGGAACTAGTTGGTCAAATGGAGTTCCAACATTAACTAAATTGGCTATTATTAATGGAAATTATGATACAACTGCAAACGGAAATTTCTCTTGTTGTAGTTTGATTGTAAATGCTTCTTTTGTTTTAGATATTAGAGCTAATGATTACGTTGAAATTCAAAATGATTTAACGGTTAATGGAACTTTGAATGTTTTAAATAATGGTTCATTAGTTCAAATAAGTGATGCGGGAATTAATACAGGAAATATTTCTTACCAACGTATTGCGTCAGCAAAACTTCAGGATTATGTTTATTGGTCTTCACCAGTTAGTGGTTTTGATGTAAATAGTATTTCACCTGCAACTCCTGCATATTATCATTGGGAATGGAATCCAACCATTGTTAATCCAAACGGAGGAGAAGGGAATTGGGTAAATGCGTCTACAACAATGTTAGGAGGTAAAGGTTATATCGTAAGAGCGCCAAACGGATTTAGTAATACTGCTAATCAAAACTGGACGGCTACCTTTAACAATGGAGTTGCTAATAATGGTGTTTATTCACCTTCAATTGCTCGTGGAAACGATTTAAATGCGGGAACTCCTGGTCCAAATGGTATAATGAGAACAGTAACAGATGATAACTGGAATTTACTTGGAAATCCTTATCCATCTGCAATTAGTATTAATTCATTTTTAACGGCTAATCCTGACTTGGATGGTTTTGTAAGATTGTGGACACATGGTACTTTACCAACTTCGACAGTTGATCCATTCTATAACAACTTTGTTTATAATTATACAGCGGATGATTATATAGCTATTAACGGAGCTGGTGCAACAAGTGGTCCTGGTACATTAAGTGTAATAGGGGGAGGGCAAGGATTCTTTGTTTTGATGAATCCTGGAACTGCAACCACATCTACTGCTACATTTAATAATGCTATGCGTAATATAGGCTATTCAAATAGTCAATTTTATAGAAGTGCAAATGTTACAAATGCAGGAGTTGGTGGTGATATTGAAAGACACAGAATTTGGTTGGATTTAATTAGTCCTACAAATGTAACAACAAGAACTTTGGTTGCATATGTTGATGGTGCGACTTCAGATAAAGATAGAATGTTTGATGCATTAACAGATTATAAAAGTGCTCAGAATTTCTATTCTTTAATTGGTGATCAAGTAATGACAATTCAAGGAAAAGGATTGCCGTTTGTTCAGGAAGATACTGTTCCATTAGGTGTAAAATTACCATCAAATGGGATTTATAAAATTGCGATTGGAGCTATTGATGGTCTTTTTGAAACTACCAATCAAAATATTTATGTAGAAGATAAATTGTTAGGTGTTATTCATGATTTAAGACAAAGTCCATATTCTTTTACAGGTGTGTCTGGAATCATTAATGGAAGATTTATTTTAAGATATACAAATGAAACTTTAGGAAATGATGATTTTATTACTTCAGATGATGCTATTTTTATAACAAGTGGAAATGATTTAACTATTACATCAACAAAAGAATCTATCAAAGATGTTTTGCTGTATGACGTTTTAGGAAGATTAATTTCTAAAAAGCAAAACGTAAATTCTTTTGAGGTTACTTTAAATAATATAAATAAAACGAACAGTGCTTTAATTATTTATGTTACTTTAGAAAATGGTGCGCAAATAATTAAAAAAGTTATTTATTAA